From Streptomyces sp. TLI_053, a single genomic window includes:
- a CDS encoding fasciclin domain-containing protein, with protein sequence MTAIQHRTPLAALLVAGVLAASLTACGGDDAGKASDTAGGASAKAAATAPASPAADPMADPAADKASAGQPFGAACAAVPKDGAGSFAGMAADPVATAASHNPLLSTLVSAVTKAGLVDTLNSAKDITVFAPTDDAFAKLPKKDLDAVLADKDKLTRILTYHVVPQRLSPSTLTGAHKTLETHEVTATGSAPDFTVNGAAKVLCGNVQTANATVYIVDTVLMPAS encoded by the coding sequence ATGACCGCCATCCAGCACCGCACGCCTCTCGCCGCCCTGCTCGTCGCGGGCGTGCTCGCCGCCTCCCTCACCGCCTGCGGCGGGGACGACGCGGGCAAGGCGTCGGACACCGCCGGCGGTGCGTCCGCCAAGGCCGCGGCCACCGCCCCGGCGAGCCCCGCGGCGGACCCCATGGCGGACCCCGCGGCCGACAAGGCGTCGGCCGGGCAGCCGTTCGGTGCCGCCTGTGCCGCCGTGCCCAAGGACGGCGCCGGTTCCTTCGCCGGCATGGCCGCCGACCCGGTCGCCACGGCGGCCTCCCACAACCCGCTGCTGTCCACCCTCGTCAGCGCCGTCACCAAGGCCGGACTCGTGGACACCCTCAACTCGGCGAAGGACATCACCGTCTTCGCCCCCACCGACGACGCCTTCGCCAAGCTGCCGAAGAAGGACCTCGACGCGGTCCTCGCCGACAAGGACAAGCTCACCCGGATCCTCACCTACCACGTCGTGCCCCAGCGCCTCTCCCCCAGCACGCTGACCGGCGCTCACAAGACCCTGGAGACGCACGAGGTCACCGCCACCGGCAGCGCTCCCGACTTCACGGTCAACGGCGCCGCCAAGGTCCTGTGCGGGAACGTGCAGACCGCCAACGCCACCGTCTACATCGTCGACACGGTGCTGATGCCCGCCTCCTGA